The following proteins come from a genomic window of Ferviditalea candida:
- a CDS encoding NAD(P)-dependent oxidoreductase: MASGERAVFEKIKPVLEVIGRNIFYVGGQIGQGKVVKVANNLLSAAAMAITSEAVILGQKAEIDPAVLISVFNASSGRNTATTDKFPKAVLNRSFDYGFSSGLMYKDVKLCIELAEELQLPMWLGTSVMQFWKYIVTQGGGNRDFTTIVQYLERMSGIPNELSGE; encoded by the coding sequence ATGGCGTCCGGGGAAAGGGCGGTCTTTGAGAAGATAAAACCCGTCCTGGAGGTGATTGGCCGCAACATTTTTTATGTAGGCGGTCAAATCGGCCAGGGTAAAGTCGTGAAAGTTGCGAACAACTTGTTGTCGGCCGCGGCGATGGCCATCACTTCGGAAGCTGTAATCCTGGGTCAAAAAGCAGAAATCGATCCGGCCGTCTTGATTTCCGTTTTTAATGCAAGCAGCGGCAGAAATACGGCGACAACGGATAAATTCCCGAAAGCTGTGTTGAACCGAAGCTTTGACTACGGGTTTAGCTCCGGATTAATGTACAAGGACGTCAAGCTCTGCATTGAATTGGCGGAAGAGCTTCAGCTGCCGATGTGGCTGGGAACCAGCGTCATGCAATTCTGGAAGTATATCGTTACGCAAGGCGGAGGGAATCGGGATTTCACCACCATCGTTCAATATTTGGAACGCATGTCGGGGATTCCGAATGAACTGAGCGGCGAATAG
- a CDS encoding G1 family glutamic endopeptidase: MQHKSFKGSAPCKLISSDTKKFKPSGTSISPDWTSNNWSGYARNKSKKNAFHSISGYWVVPKVAPAKKNTYSSAWIGIDGFHNKSLIQIGTEQDHENGSCVYYAWWEILPAAEKRIPYPVSSGDRMYAKINKLSGNKWSMLLRNLTKKWRFRIVRTYNGPAASAEWIMEAAAFDGRTGPLANYGKMTFYNLRVNNRNPLLKRSERGIMIQNDKTVSTPSLPNKARNAFTVAYG, from the coding sequence TTGCAACATAAATCCTTCAAAGGCTCCGCACCCTGTAAACTCATTTCTTCAGATACAAAAAAATTCAAACCCAGCGGTACATCGATCAGCCCTGACTGGACCTCGAACAATTGGTCGGGTTACGCGAGGAATAAGTCAAAAAAAAACGCATTCCACAGCATTTCCGGCTATTGGGTTGTCCCGAAGGTAGCGCCCGCTAAAAAAAACACCTACTCTTCCGCATGGATCGGAATCGACGGGTTTCACAATAAGTCCTTGATCCAAATCGGAACCGAACAAGATCACGAAAACGGTTCATGCGTCTATTACGCTTGGTGGGAAATTCTCCCTGCGGCGGAGAAGAGAATCCCCTATCCGGTTTCTTCAGGCGACCGCATGTACGCCAAAATCAACAAACTGTCCGGCAACAAGTGGTCGATGCTGCTTCGCAATCTAACAAAAAAATGGAGGTTCAGAATAGTTAGAACTTATAACGGACCGGCGGCTTCTGCGGAATGGATCATGGAGGCCGCCGCGTTCGACGGACGAACAGGCCCCTTGGCCAACTATGGCAAAATGACCTTTTACAATCTCCGGGTAAACAACCGCAATCCTCTGCTCAAGAGGAGCGAACGGGGCATCATGATTCAAAACGATAAAACGGTATCCACCCCTTCGCTTCCCAACAAAGCCCGAAATGCTTTTACCGTCGCATATGGCTGA
- a CDS encoding N-acetylmuramoyl-L-alanine amidase produces the protein MNLWMKPYVRLVLLLIIAILAAGGEVLFAGGFHSEIPAASSATQPLSKQMNEPQTPKQKIAAEKPGRKVVSIAEMDGSSTGLKNSERWAVLHGQKNVRLFPDSSKPVILAAGFGMEFPVLAQKNGWLEIRIDRNQKGWLQASGISVITRPAEQQVVDLQTDSVLRSGPDTYFDRVKTLEHESSSFIPLELNGRWLKVEQIENQQIFWTAMSNVKGWRGEELVLPAMSRTSQAAEKFQTNRTLFGKTVVIDPGHGGEDSGAIAGGLPVYERDLNLAAAKVLSRKLSSAGARVIMTRTSDDQTVSLQDRVDVSNKVKADAFVSIHQNIYPENPSVSGSITFYNHAPSKELALDIQHSLTGALTTSENQDHVQNEELFVLRENKQPAVLVEGCFLSNPQEMKDSIFPDYHEQLAAGIFHGLLHYFSNH, from the coding sequence ATGAATCTATGGATGAAGCCTTATGTGCGTCTTGTTCTTCTGTTAATAATTGCCATTCTGGCAGCTGGCGGAGAGGTTCTGTTTGCGGGAGGATTTCATTCAGAGATTCCTGCTGCTTCATCGGCGACGCAGCCGTTGTCTAAACAGATGAATGAACCGCAAACCCCGAAACAAAAAATTGCCGCGGAAAAGCCGGGTAGAAAAGTTGTATCGATTGCGGAAATGGATGGCAGCAGCACCGGTTTGAAGAACAGTGAACGATGGGCGGTATTGCATGGACAAAAAAATGTGCGTTTGTTTCCCGATTCCAGCAAGCCGGTCATTTTGGCTGCCGGGTTCGGAATGGAATTTCCGGTTCTCGCCCAAAAAAATGGATGGTTGGAAATCCGCATTGACCGCAATCAAAAAGGCTGGCTACAAGCTTCCGGAATTTCCGTAATAACCAGACCGGCTGAACAGCAAGTCGTGGATTTGCAAACTGACTCTGTTTTAAGATCGGGGCCGGATACGTATTTTGATCGTGTAAAAACGCTGGAGCATGAATCTTCTTCTTTTATCCCGCTAGAATTAAACGGCCGATGGCTGAAGGTAGAGCAGATTGAAAATCAGCAAATTTTTTGGACGGCCATGAGCAATGTGAAGGGGTGGAGAGGAGAAGAACTTGTTCTGCCTGCAATGTCGCGGACAAGCCAAGCAGCAGAAAAATTCCAAACCAATCGGACTTTGTTCGGCAAGACGGTGGTTATTGATCCCGGACACGGCGGAGAAGACAGCGGCGCCATTGCGGGCGGACTGCCGGTTTACGAAAGGGATTTGAATTTGGCGGCAGCGAAAGTATTGAGCCGAAAATTGTCCTCTGCCGGGGCCAGGGTCATCATGACCCGAACATCCGATGACCAAACGGTGTCGTTGCAGGATCGGGTCGATGTCTCTAACAAGGTAAAAGCGGATGCGTTTGTCAGCATTCATCAAAATATATACCCGGAGAATCCGTCTGTCAGCGGTTCGATTACCTTTTATAATCATGCACCCTCGAAGGAGCTTGCATTGGATATACAGCATTCGCTGACAGGCGCCTTAACAACGAGTGAGAATCAGGATCATGTTCAAAATGAAGAGCTCTTTGTGCTGAGGGAAAACAAACAGCCGGCGGTGCTGGTTGAAGGCTGCTTTTTATCGAATCCGCAAGAAATGAAGGACAGTATTTTTCCCGATTATCATGAACAACTGGCCGCAGGCATCTTTCATGGGCTGCTGCATTATTTTTCAAATCATTAA
- a CDS encoding ABC transporter ATP-binding protein: MKKALIELQQISKRYDLPNQANVSILEDININIMEGELVSILGPSGSGKSTLLRIIAGLVSPSQGLVLYNGKPIVGTNPGIGMVFQSFALFPWLTVLENVKLGLQNRLLREEEKIRKALSVIDMIGLDGFEGAYPKELSGGMRQRVGIGRALVMEPDILLMDEPFSALDVLTAENLKRDLLELWTEKKIPTKSIIMVTHSIEEAVYMSDRAIVLSRDPARVISDISVSIPHWRDKQDSLFTSLVDRIYSILTKREIKPIDTSGDLKKKMEKVPRVPAGALTGFIELIDDLGIEVDLYKLADQLSLDLEDFLPIVEAVQILGFAAIHRGDIELTDTGHQFANASVLHRKEIFRAQAQQRVPMMGKIIWVLHSKSNNKMEREFFVEIFEKHFGAEEAAHQLDILIDWGRYAELFAYDEKAKVLYLEQESAATMD; the protein is encoded by the coding sequence ATGAAAAAAGCGCTGATTGAATTGCAACAAATCAGCAAGCGTTATGATTTGCCGAATCAAGCCAATGTGAGCATCCTGGAGGATATAAACATCAACATTATGGAAGGAGAATTAGTTTCAATCCTTGGACCATCGGGTTCGGGCAAATCGACCCTGCTTCGCATCATAGCCGGTCTAGTCTCCCCTTCGCAAGGTTTGGTGCTATATAACGGAAAACCGATTGTCGGCACGAATCCGGGCATTGGTATGGTATTTCAGTCTTTTGCTTTATTTCCTTGGTTAACGGTTCTTGAAAATGTAAAACTTGGGCTTCAGAACAGACTGCTGCGGGAAGAAGAAAAAATACGCAAAGCACTCTCCGTTATCGATATGATCGGGCTTGACGGATTTGAAGGGGCCTATCCCAAAGAATTATCGGGAGGAATGCGCCAGCGTGTAGGCATAGGCCGCGCTTTAGTGATGGAGCCGGATATTCTTCTCATGGACGAACCATTCTCGGCGCTTGACGTGTTGACGGCGGAAAACTTAAAGCGTGATTTGCTGGAATTGTGGACGGAGAAAAAAATCCCGACCAAAAGCATTATTATGGTAACGCACAGTATCGAAGAAGCGGTCTATATGTCGGATCGGGCCATTGTCTTGTCAAGAGACCCCGCCCGCGTAATCTCCGATATTTCCGTTTCCATTCCGCATTGGCGTGATAAACAAGACTCTCTATTCACGTCGCTGGTTGATCGCATTTATTCCATCTTGACTAAACGTGAAATTAAACCAATCGATACATCCGGTGATCTGAAAAAGAAAATGGAAAAGGTTCCAAGGGTTCCTGCCGGGGCACTAACCGGATTTATTGAATTGATCGACGATCTCGGCATTGAAGTGGATTTATACAAGCTGGCGGATCAATTAAGTCTGGATCTGGAAGACTTTCTGCCTATTGTCGAAGCCGTGCAAATTCTTGGATTTGCCGCAATTCATCGAGGCGATATCGAATTAACCGACACAGGGCACCAATTTGCGAACGCAAGCGTTCTCCATCGGAAAGAAATATTCAGAGCACAGGCGCAGCAGCGCGTGCCCATGATGGGGAAAATCATATGGGTTTTGCATTCGAAGTCAAACAACAAGATGGAACGGGAATTTTTCGTGGAGATTTTCGAGAAGCATTTTGGCGCGGAAGAAGCAGCTCATCAATTGGACATCTTAATCGATTGGGGCCGGTACGCGGAATTATTCGCTTATGATGAGAAAGCAAAAGTCCTATATTTAGAGCAGGAGTCCGCAGCAACGATGGATTGA
- a CDS encoding ABC transporter permease has translation MQWNLNNNVNRRIRFGWADVLVIFLLLSMLYAAVKLGSGMHEPLSLKQQPALSPDPRWLPYYAGRSLLRMFIAFAASLIFTFIYGRIAAYNKTLEKFMIPAVDILQSVPVLGFLSATVLAFMSLFPGSLLGVECASIFAIFTGQVWNMTFSFYHSLKTIPRELNEAALINRLGAWHRFSKLEVPFSMIGLIWNSMMSFGGGWFFLAASESISVLNQDIRLPGIGSYMALAADEGNIKAILYAIVTMLVLIVVVDQLFWRPIIAWSQKFKNEQTEASEVPTSWVFDILKRARFVQLLKQNIQMFFRDSFIGLVKIGSQMSLPYFSARLKRIMKWGLALVGAAFVLKYVYEGMLEMIQLSWDAVIHVVVLGILTASRVLVSTLLAVIWTLPVGVFIGTNPRLSRIVQPIVQVLASFPANMAFPIITILYLKLGISMEIGAIPLMMLGTQWYVLFNVIAGATAIPSDLKEAAVILKLTRWLTWKKLILPAVFPFLVTGCITASGGAWNASIVSEIVSWKDKNLKATGLGSFIAQATTSGNWPEIIWGIIVMCLLVVIVNRLVWRKLYALSENKYHLD, from the coding sequence GTGCAATGGAATCTTAACAACAATGTGAACCGGAGAATCAGATTCGGCTGGGCGGATGTCCTGGTCATTTTCCTGTTACTATCGATGCTTTATGCCGCGGTAAAACTGGGTTCGGGCATGCACGAACCGTTATCGCTGAAACAACAGCCGGCTTTGAGCCCTGATCCCAGATGGCTTCCTTACTATGCAGGGCGGTCGCTGCTTCGAATGTTTATCGCTTTTGCAGCGTCCTTGATCTTTACTTTCATTTATGGCCGTATTGCGGCGTATAACAAGACATTGGAAAAATTCATGATTCCGGCTGTAGATATTCTGCAATCCGTACCTGTACTTGGATTTCTATCGGCCACTGTGCTTGCTTTCATGTCGTTGTTTCCGGGAAGCCTGCTTGGCGTGGAATGCGCATCAATCTTCGCCATTTTTACCGGTCAAGTGTGGAATATGACGTTCAGCTTCTATCATTCCCTTAAAACGATTCCCCGCGAGCTGAATGAAGCGGCTTTAATAAACCGGTTAGGCGCATGGCATCGATTCAGCAAATTGGAAGTTCCGTTTTCCATGATCGGCTTGATTTGGAACAGCATGATGTCTTTCGGCGGAGGCTGGTTCTTTCTCGCGGCCAGCGAGTCCATCAGCGTTCTGAATCAAGATATCCGTTTGCCGGGAATCGGATCTTACATGGCCTTGGCAGCGGATGAGGGGAATATCAAGGCGATTCTATACGCGATCGTGACGATGCTTGTTTTGATCGTCGTTGTCGATCAATTATTCTGGCGCCCGATTATTGCATGGAGTCAAAAATTTAAGAATGAACAAACGGAAGCAAGCGAAGTTCCGACTTCATGGGTATTTGACATTTTGAAAAGGGCGCGATTTGTACAATTGCTCAAGCAAAACATCCAGATGTTCTTTCGTGATTCGTTCATTGGTCTCGTGAAAATAGGGTCGCAAATGAGTCTTCCGTATTTTTCGGCACGACTCAAGCGTATTATGAAATGGGGACTTGCGCTTGTTGGAGCCGCATTTGTTTTGAAATATGTTTACGAAGGCATGCTTGAGATGATCCAGTTGAGCTGGGATGCGGTAATTCACGTTGTCGTCCTTGGGATTCTGACAGCATCGAGAGTGTTGGTTTCCACACTTCTGGCTGTCATCTGGACGCTGCCTGTCGGTGTTTTTATCGGCACGAATCCGCGTCTTTCGCGTATTGTGCAGCCGATTGTGCAAGTTTTAGCTTCTTTTCCCGCCAACATGGCGTTTCCTATTATTACAATTCTCTACTTGAAGCTGGGAATCTCAATGGAAATTGGAGCAATCCCTCTGATGATGCTGGGTACGCAATGGTATGTGTTGTTCAACGTCATTGCCGGAGCAACGGCCATTCCCTCCGATCTTAAGGAAGCTGCCGTCATTCTGAAGTTGACACGCTGGCTAACCTGGAAAAAGTTAATTCTTCCGGCAGTTTTTCCGTTTCTCGTGACAGGCTGCATAACGGCAAGCGGGGGCGCATGGAACGCCAGCATTGTTTCTGAAATCGTATCCTGGAAAGATAAAAATCTAAAAGCAACCGGACTGGGCTCGTTTATAGCCCAAGCGACAACGAGCGGGAATTGGCCGGAAATCATCTGGGGGATAATTGTCATGTGCCTGCTGGTTGTTATCGTGAATCGATTGGTATGGCGCAAGCTTTATGCGTTGTCCGAGAACAAATACCACTTGGATTAG
- the fdhA gene encoding formaldehyde dehydrogenase, glutathione-independent, with protein sequence MAGNRAVAYVGPGKVEVRTIDFPELVLKDGPGVNPLNVGRKCDHGVILKIVSTNICGSDQHMVRGRTTAPSGLILGHEITGEVIEVGRDVEFIKKGDLVSVPFNIACGRCRNCKEQNTHVCDNVNPDRPGSAYGYVDMGGWVGGQAEYVMVPYADFQLLKFPDKDQAMEKIRDLTMLSDIFPTGYHGALSAGVKTGSTVYIAGAGPVGLAAAHSAQLLGAAVVIVGDLNEERLAQARTFGCETIDVSKHDDIGEQIEQILGVPEVDCAVDCVGFEAHGHGPNHTEAPATVLNSIMQITRAAGRLGIPGLYVTGDPGAVNEDAKVGTLKIRFGLGWAKAHTFVTGQTPVMKYHRDLMMSILSGRAQIAKAVNATVITLDQAPAAYQDFDKGASKKFVIDPHGMIK encoded by the coding sequence ATGGCAGGGAATCGAGCGGTGGCTTATGTAGGACCAGGAAAGGTTGAAGTTCGAACGATTGACTTTCCGGAATTGGTGTTGAAGGATGGGCCGGGAGTAAATCCATTGAATGTAGGGCGAAAATGCGATCATGGTGTCATTTTAAAGATCGTTTCCACCAATATTTGCGGCAGCGACCAGCATATGGTCAGAGGGCGCACGACTGCTCCTTCCGGACTGATTTTGGGTCACGAAATTACGGGAGAAGTTATTGAAGTGGGGCGCGATGTAGAATTTATCAAAAAAGGTGATCTCGTATCGGTTCCGTTCAACATCGCCTGCGGCCGCTGCCGCAATTGCAAAGAACAGAACACGCATGTGTGCGACAATGTGAACCCGGATCGCCCGGGGTCGGCATACGGATATGTGGACATGGGAGGCTGGGTCGGAGGACAAGCCGAATATGTCATGGTGCCTTATGCGGATTTCCAACTGCTGAAGTTTCCGGACAAGGATCAGGCCATGGAGAAAATTCGCGACCTCACCATGCTATCCGATATTTTTCCGACCGGCTACCACGGTGCATTAAGCGCCGGAGTGAAGACCGGCTCGACCGTATACATAGCCGGAGCCGGGCCGGTAGGACTTGCCGCGGCGCATTCCGCCCAATTGCTCGGAGCCGCCGTTGTCATCGTGGGCGATCTGAATGAAGAAAGGCTGGCCCAGGCGCGCACCTTCGGCTGCGAAACGATTGACGTGAGCAAACACGATGACATTGGAGAGCAAATCGAACAGATCCTCGGCGTTCCGGAAGTGGATTGCGCCGTTGACTGCGTAGGTTTTGAAGCGCACGGGCACGGACCGAATCATACGGAAGCGCCGGCCACTGTGCTGAACTCGATTATGCAAATTACCCGCGCCGCAGGCCGTCTCGGCATCCCTGGGTTATACGTGACAGGGGACCCTGGTGCTGTGAACGAAGATGCCAAGGTGGGCACGCTCAAAATCCGCTTCGGCCTCGGTTGGGCTAAAGCCCATACTTTTGTCACCGGCCAGACACCAGTAATGAAATACCACAGGGATTTGATGATGTCCATCTTAAGCGGAAGAGCGCAAATCGCCAAAGCGGTCAACGCGACCGTCATTACGCTGGATCAAGCACCGGCGGCTTACCAAGATTTTGACAAGGGTGCTTCTAAAAAGTTTGTCATTGACCCGCACGGCATGATTAAATAA
- a CDS encoding cupin domain-containing protein: MAEWSKELLEFHEELDSVNLGPLWAHIHHMNTTQPKAKAVPYLWKTELINSYLNRAEKLLEVGVGSAERRAVYLVNPGMKHLQPIAWGGATQTLYAAVQAVKPGEIAPPHRHTATALRFVMKGKGGFGRVDGEKITFEPGDYLITPTWSWHDHTNLGDETVFWMDCLDTPFIMAMDVSFTEFHPDKQQPLLVPDDFSSRRYQGGMVRPISDRQPKSVALGRYKWGLAKQALDGLSEFDPDPIDGFAIEYINPSNGKDANNRIGARMQKLPPHFKGRAHRHVHSNVYHVFKGQGYTVMNGVRFDWSEGDFFAVPPWTWHEHVNTSADEEAFLFSTNDLPIMEAFDFERQEEYDQNNGYQEISDVFQPINV, encoded by the coding sequence ATGGCGGAATGGAGCAAAGAATTACTGGAGTTTCATGAAGAGCTGGATAGCGTCAATCTCGGCCCGCTGTGGGCTCACATCCATCATATGAATACAACCCAACCAAAGGCGAAGGCCGTTCCTTACCTTTGGAAAACCGAATTGATCAACAGCTATCTGAATCGTGCAGAAAAGCTGCTTGAAGTGGGTGTCGGTTCGGCGGAACGCCGGGCCGTATACCTTGTAAACCCTGGAATGAAGCATTTGCAGCCAATTGCTTGGGGAGGGGCTACTCAAACACTGTACGCGGCCGTCCAAGCTGTAAAACCGGGCGAAATCGCACCGCCCCATCGCCATACCGCAACGGCTCTCCGGTTTGTAATGAAGGGCAAGGGCGGATTTGGCCGTGTGGACGGGGAGAAAATCACCTTTGAACCGGGAGATTACTTAATCACGCCAACCTGGTCTTGGCACGATCATACGAACCTGGGGGATGAGACGGTCTTTTGGATGGATTGTCTGGATACCCCGTTTATCATGGCAATGGATGTGTCCTTTACGGAATTTCACCCGGATAAACAGCAGCCTTTACTGGTTCCGGATGATTTTAGCTCACGGCGCTATCAAGGCGGAATGGTAAGACCCATTTCGGATCGCCAGCCAAAATCGGTAGCATTGGGTCGGTATAAGTGGGGTTTGGCCAAACAAGCTTTGGACGGATTGTCGGAATTTGATCCGGACCCGATAGATGGTTTTGCGATAGAGTATATTAACCCATCCAACGGCAAGGATGCGAATAATAGAATTGGAGCGCGCATGCAAAAGCTGCCTCCGCATTTTAAAGGCAGAGCCCACCGTCATGTGCACAGCAATGTATATCATGTGTTTAAAGGCCAAGGGTATACCGTAATGAATGGCGTCCGATTTGATTGGTCGGAGGGTGATTTTTTTGCGGTACCGCCATGGACCTGGCATGAGCATGTGAATACTTCCGCTGACGAAGAGGCGTTCTTGTTCTCAACCAATGATTTGCCGATCATGGAGGCTTTTGATTTTGAGCGTCAAGAAGAATACGATCAAAATAACGGATATCAGGAGATTTCCGATGTCTTTCAGCCAATCAATGTTTGA
- the mhpA gene encoding bifunctional 3-(3-hydroxy-phenyl)propionate/3-hydroxycinnamic acid hydroxylase MhpA: MNQDTTGNDFDVAIVGYGPVGATLANLLGQEGLKVAVFEREKSVYHQPRASHLDGETMRVYQSASLSKEIDEITIGAKGYDYINAEGQLLLKLRRDEGRGPQGWDHHYRFYQPALELTLRKGVERFDQVRVFLQNEVLNIVEAENHAVLKVLDKEEGTVRKFSAAYVVGCDGARSLVRSIMGTPMEDLGLHQPWLVIDIKLKRPVDLPINGIQFCNPKRPITYVPQIGSYDRYRWEIRVLPGEAKEDMERPERIWDLLSPWVKPEDAELERASVYIFHALLAQGWRKGRMILAGDAAHMTPPFLGQGMCAGVRDVANLAWKLKLVIQNKVSDALLDSYEAERSPNVREYIQMAVELGEIIATLDPISAAERDQRMLEAPQSLTEPVPPLGRGLHGNAPAPAGTLFPQPELDNGMKLDDAIGLRFAVIGYSAVIESAPLEAKKLWETIGAAVLFAEQGAEITQWLDENGVKAVIIRPDRYVLGAAANAAELYEISGLLPLA, translated from the coding sequence ATGAACCAAGATACGACCGGGAATGATTTTGATGTAGCAATTGTCGGTTATGGTCCTGTCGGGGCGACCCTGGCTAATCTGCTTGGACAGGAAGGATTGAAAGTAGCCGTTTTTGAACGCGAGAAATCCGTTTATCATCAGCCAAGAGCCAGCCACCTTGATGGAGAAACCATGCGAGTCTACCAATCGGCCAGCTTGTCTAAAGAAATCGACGAGATTACGATTGGAGCCAAAGGCTATGATTACATCAACGCGGAAGGACAACTGCTGTTAAAGCTCAGGAGGGATGAGGGAAGAGGGCCTCAAGGCTGGGACCACCATTATCGCTTTTATCAGCCTGCCTTGGAATTAACGCTGAGAAAAGGGGTAGAGCGTTTCGATCAAGTACGTGTTTTTCTGCAAAATGAAGTTCTCAACATAGTCGAAGCGGAAAATCATGCGGTGCTTAAAGTTCTGGACAAAGAAGAAGGGACTGTTCGAAAGTTTTCGGCTGCCTATGTCGTCGGTTGCGACGGGGCGAGATCGTTGGTTCGTTCGATTATGGGGACGCCGATGGAGGATTTGGGCTTGCATCAGCCTTGGCTGGTCATTGATATTAAGCTGAAACGGCCTGTCGATCTGCCCATAAACGGAATTCAATTCTGCAACCCTAAGCGGCCGATAACTTACGTTCCCCAAATCGGAAGCTACGATCGTTACCGCTGGGAGATCAGGGTATTGCCCGGTGAAGCGAAGGAGGACATGGAACGGCCCGAGCGTATTTGGGATTTGCTAAGTCCTTGGGTCAAGCCTGAGGATGCCGAATTGGAACGCGCTTCCGTTTATATATTTCATGCCTTGCTGGCTCAAGGCTGGCGCAAGGGCAGGATGATCCTGGCGGGGGATGCCGCTCATATGACACCTCCGTTTCTTGGGCAAGGGATGTGCGCCGGAGTCCGCGATGTCGCTAATTTGGCTTGGAAGCTTAAACTGGTTATTCAGAATAAAGTGTCTGATGCGCTATTGGACAGCTATGAGGCGGAGAGGTCTCCCAATGTGCGGGAATACATTCAAATGGCTGTCGAATTAGGGGAGATCATCGCAACGCTTGATCCCATAAGCGCCGCGGAGCGTGATCAAAGGATGCTGGAAGCGCCGCAGTCGTTGACCGAACCGGTACCTCCGCTCGGTCGCGGTCTCCACGGAAATGCCCCTGCGCCGGCTGGAACATTATTCCCGCAGCCTGAATTGGATAATGGCATGAAGCTTGATGATGCGATCGGACTGCGATTTGCGGTCATCGGGTATTCCGCCGTCATCGAGAGCGCCCCCCTGGAGGCAAAAAAGCTTTGGGAAACGATTGGCGCCGCAGTCTTATTTGCCGAACAAGGGGCAGAGATAACACAATGGCTTGATGAAAACGGCGTCAAAGCTGTGATCATCCGGCCGGATCGCTACGTGCTGGGTGCTGCCGCGAATGCTGCGGAGCTATATGAAATCAGCGGATTGCTGCCTTTAGCATAA
- a CDS encoding IclR family transcriptional regulator produces the protein MRDLNINTIRSIDKAFDILNSFTPDTPAQTIDEIMKHTKLPKSTAYRLLYTLEGNGVIRYDPQTLKYKPGFKLFEYSQVLASSLDIVKESEQILTELQNQTGKTVLMSLLEGDTMVYVFKRESQVGLKYASSAGERRPLTYGIFGRVLLAFLPDDRLKAILSKPLPKSTTYTPIDKTVLIEKLMNIRHEFVAVEIDETNIGVTGIGAPIFNIEGSIIAAIGVLGPTAHFSDNELNETKQLVKDSAQRISQKLGYSP, from the coding sequence TTGCGGGATTTAAATATAAATACAATTCGGTCAATCGACAAAGCCTTCGACATCTTGAATTCTTTTACTCCGGATACTCCTGCCCAGACAATCGATGAAATCATGAAGCATACCAAACTGCCCAAATCAACCGCCTATCGATTGCTGTATACTTTGGAGGGAAACGGGGTGATTCGCTATGACCCGCAAACTCTCAAATATAAGCCCGGTTTCAAGCTGTTCGAGTATTCCCAAGTTCTCGCCTCTTCATTGGATATCGTTAAAGAATCCGAACAAATTTTAACCGAACTTCAAAATCAGACGGGAAAAACTGTGCTAATGTCATTGTTGGAAGGCGACACCATGGTATATGTCTTTAAACGGGAAAGCCAGGTGGGGTTAAAATACGCGTCCTCCGCGGGTGAACGCAGACCTCTGACATACGGTATTTTTGGAAGAGTTCTGCTGGCCTTTTTACCCGATGACCGATTAAAAGCGATCCTGTCCAAACCGTTGCCTAAATCTACTACGTACACACCGATCGATAAAACGGTATTAATAGAAAAATTGATGAACATTCGACACGAATTTGTTGCGGTGGAAATCGACGAAACCAATATAGGCGTCACCGGAATCGGAGCACCTATTTTCAATATCGAAGGAAGCATTATTGCCGCTATAGGGGTTTTGGGACCGACCGCCCATTTTTCAGACAATGAGCTTAATGAAACTAAACAATTGGTAAAGGATTCCGCCCAACGAATTTCTCAAAAATTAGGGTATTCTCCATGA